A DNA window from Drosophila sechellia strain sech25 chromosome X, ASM438219v1, whole genome shotgun sequence contains the following coding sequences:
- the LOC6620591 gene encoding uncharacterized protein LOC6620591 isoform X1 translates to MVVAVVAADVVESNSSRSGVNESSGSPVSPSFVGSTPDTAVVNNNYTDKHTTTTRAEQEALDDSVSRQQPSRNTQKNLFQKKVKINTSDIDNIKNNNMTDAAEATTTTESTGSMDAIPTKSAVSQRNVDIKIERTSNIEAVTQQLTKKMLKLDLGGKNLDEYSLKSPKSPIAARLPHQTSITSSVDLEDRKTLREALYQGIFHRHRRTIFAVGSFLRMLRSRNSQYNTIRSSSEGEDIDEQPKHHPQKPEQSQEHLQPPG, encoded by the exons atggttgttgctgttgtcgctGCCGACGTCGTTGAAAGCAACAGTAGCAGAAGCGGGGTCAACGAAAGTAGTGGTTCCCCAGTGTCTCCATCATTTGTAGGTTCTACACCAGACACTGCTGTGGTTAATAACAATTATACTGATAAGCACACCACAACAACAAGGGCGGAACAAGAGGCGCTAGATGACAGTGTTTCCCGCCAGCAACCGTCAAGGAATACTCAAAAGAACCTTTTTCAAAAAAAGGTAAAAATCAACACAAGCGACATTGATAACATCAAGAACAACAACATGACTGATGCGGCCGAAGCAACGACAACGACGGAATCGACGGGGTCAATGGATGCCATTCCCACCAAGAGTGCCGTCAGCCAGCGAAACGTGGATATCAAGATAGAAAGGACCAGTAACATAGAGGCGGTCACCCAACAGTTAACGAAGAAGATGCTCAAACTAGATCTTGGCGGCAAGAACCTCGACGAATACTCACTTAAATCGCCCAAGTCACCTATAGCTG CACGATTGCCGCATCAAACGTCGATAACGTCATCGGTGGATTTAGAGGACAGGAAGACATTACGAGAGGCCTTATACCAGGGAATATTTCATCGGCACCGCCGTACTATTTTTGCCGTGGGCAGTTTCCTGCGTATGCTGCGCAGCCGCAACTCACAATACAATACTATCCGCAGCTCTTCGGAAGGCGAGGACATCGATGAG CAGCCGAAGCATCATCCGCAGAAACCTGAGCAGTCACAAGAGCACCTCCAGCCGCCTGGTTAA
- the LOC6620591 gene encoding uncharacterized protein LOC6620591 isoform X2 produces the protein MVVAVVAADVVESNSSRSGVNESSGSPVSPSFVGSTPDTAVVNNNYTDKHTTTTRAEQEALDDSVSRQQPSRNTQKNLFQKKVKINTSDIDNIKNNNMTDAAEATTTTESTGSMDAIPTKSAVSQRNVDIKIERTSNIEAVTQQLTKKMLKLDLGGKNLDEYSLKSPKSPIAARLPHQTSITSSVDLEDRKTLREALYQGIFHRHRRTIFAVGSFLRMLRSRNSQYNTIRSSSEGEDIDEPKHHPQKPEQSQEHLQPPG, from the exons atggttgttgctgttgtcgctGCCGACGTCGTTGAAAGCAACAGTAGCAGAAGCGGGGTCAACGAAAGTAGTGGTTCCCCAGTGTCTCCATCATTTGTAGGTTCTACACCAGACACTGCTGTGGTTAATAACAATTATACTGATAAGCACACCACAACAACAAGGGCGGAACAAGAGGCGCTAGATGACAGTGTTTCCCGCCAGCAACCGTCAAGGAATACTCAAAAGAACCTTTTTCAAAAAAAGGTAAAAATCAACACAAGCGACATTGATAACATCAAGAACAACAACATGACTGATGCGGCCGAAGCAACGACAACGACGGAATCGACGGGGTCAATGGATGCCATTCCCACCAAGAGTGCCGTCAGCCAGCGAAACGTGGATATCAAGATAGAAAGGACCAGTAACATAGAGGCGGTCACCCAACAGTTAACGAAGAAGATGCTCAAACTAGATCTTGGCGGCAAGAACCTCGACGAATACTCACTTAAATCGCCCAAGTCACCTATAGCTG CACGATTGCCGCATCAAACGTCGATAACGTCATCGGTGGATTTAGAGGACAGGAAGACATTACGAGAGGCCTTATACCAGGGAATATTTCATCGGCACCGCCGTACTATTTTTGCCGTGGGCAGTTTCCTGCGTATGCTGCGCAGCCGCAACTCACAATACAATACTATCCGCAGCTCTTCGGAAGGCGAGGACATCGATGAG CCGAAGCATCATCCGCAGAAACCTGAGCAGTCACAAGAGCACCTCCAGCCGCCTGGTTAA
- the LOC6620591 gene encoding uncharacterized protein LOC6620591 isoform X3, which yields MVVAVVAADVVESNSSRSGVNESSGSPVSPSFVGSTPDTAVVNNNYTDKHTTTTRAEQEALDDSVSRQQPSRNTQKNLFQKKVKINTSDIDNIKNNNMTDAAEATTTTESTGSMDAIPTKSAVSQRNVDIKIERTSNIEAVTQQLTKKMLKLDLGGKNLDEYSLKSPKSPIAARLPHQTSITSSVDLEDRKTLREALYQGIFHRHRRTIFAVGSFLRMLRSRNSQYNTIRSSSEGEDIDEFLKRRGSKLMRFPHLFD from the exons atggttgttgctgttgtcgctGCCGACGTCGTTGAAAGCAACAGTAGCAGAAGCGGGGTCAACGAAAGTAGTGGTTCCCCAGTGTCTCCATCATTTGTAGGTTCTACACCAGACACTGCTGTGGTTAATAACAATTATACTGATAAGCACACCACAACAACAAGGGCGGAACAAGAGGCGCTAGATGACAGTGTTTCCCGCCAGCAACCGTCAAGGAATACTCAAAAGAACCTTTTTCAAAAAAAGGTAAAAATCAACACAAGCGACATTGATAACATCAAGAACAACAACATGACTGATGCGGCCGAAGCAACGACAACGACGGAATCGACGGGGTCAATGGATGCCATTCCCACCAAGAGTGCCGTCAGCCAGCGAAACGTGGATATCAAGATAGAAAGGACCAGTAACATAGAGGCGGTCACCCAACAGTTAACGAAGAAGATGCTCAAACTAGATCTTGGCGGCAAGAACCTCGACGAATACTCACTTAAATCGCCCAAGTCACCTATAGCTG CACGATTGCCGCATCAAACGTCGATAACGTCATCGGTGGATTTAGAGGACAGGAAGACATTACGAGAGGCCTTATACCAGGGAATATTTCATCGGCACCGCCGTACTATTTTTGCCGTGGGCAGTTTCCTGCGTATGCTGCGCAGCCGCAACTCACAATACAATACTATCCGCAGCTCTTCGGAAGGCGAGGACATCGATGAG TTCCTTAAAAGGCGCGGCTCGAAGCTTATGCGATTTCCGCACCTCTTCGATTAA
- the LOC6620592 gene encoding uncharacterized protein LOC6620592 isoform X1: protein MRWQLAIMWLFASAFAAPVIKWRRQIVTPKHLMAPPLLPIAQDKVVVTPQKLREVADLKAMIQKAVDENTSVVSAAPSKDFLATLGGNWGTPLSLPPSWTAPAFNLKFSWHGFG from the exons ATGCGATGGCAGTTGGCAATTATGTGGCTTTTCGCCTCGGCGTTTGCAGCACCTGTCATAAAGTGGCGCCGCCAAATAGTGACGCCGAAGCACTTGATGGCACCACCTTTGTTACCCATCGCACAGGACAAAGTTGTGGTCACCCCGCAGAAGCTTAGAGAAGTGGCTGACTTGAAGGCCATGATTCAAAAGGCCGTCGATGAGAACACTTCCGTGGTGTCCGCTGCACCATCAAAG GATTTTCTAGCAACACTGGGTGGAAATTGGGGAACACCTTTATCCTTGCCTCCTTCCTGGACTGCGCCAGCCTTTAATCTTAAGTTTTCTTGGCATGGATTTGGCTAA
- the LOC6620592 gene encoding uncharacterized protein LOC6620592 isoform X2 yields MRWQLAIMWLFASAFAAPVIKWRRQIVTPKHLMAPPLLPIAQDKVVVTPQKLREVADLKAMIQKAVDENTSVVSAAPSKT; encoded by the exons ATGCGATGGCAGTTGGCAATTATGTGGCTTTTCGCCTCGGCGTTTGCAGCACCTGTCATAAAGTGGCGCCGCCAAATAGTGACGCCGAAGCACTTGATGGCACCACCTTTGTTACCCATCGCACAGGACAAAGTTGTGGTCACCCCGCAGAAGCTTAGAGAAGTGGCTGACTTGAAGGCCATGATTCAAAAGGCCGTCGATGAGAACACTTCCGTGGTGTCCGCTGCACCATCAAAG ACTTAA
- the LOC6620594 gene encoding smad nuclear-interacting protein 1, with product MNKRRNKERELEQQQRNGQEGDTKMNDRNLSKTKNIKQRATRDSSSLSDSSNESNKSNHSSLSPNRKQPAIGKRQRDSSDSQEKRPKQLTKPSEDVHEQRSKWDSPERSSSHRNSTRQRRNSRSRSRERSERERDRDRERNREQDCNMQSSKERWHSSSAQRHRSRSNERKNRERDHQRRSTERRPVRRSQSPRDRYHHGGRDLDQRRQRNQRRDNSNKNEDDHYVWGKEVDDKVPGENDVPVDKEKPNFGLSGALTEDTNKLNGVVVKYSEPPEARKPKRRWRLYPFKGETALPTLHIHRQSCFLVGRDRKVVDLAVDHPSCSKQHAALQYRLVPFEREDGSHGKRVRLYLIDLDSANGTFLNNKKIDARKYYELIEKDVIKFGFSSREYVLLHENSKEDEEDDDVHIKDEPQDAPVEVANP from the exons ATGAACAAGCGACGCAACAAGGAGCGTGAActggaacaacaacaacgcaaCGGTCAGGAGGGAGACACTAAAATGAACGACCGCAACTTATCCAAAACGAAGAATATTAAGCAAAGGGCGACCCGCGATTCCTCTAGCTTATCAGATTCCTCCAATGAAAGCAACAAATCCAATCACAGCTCCCTGTCGCCTAACAGAAAGCAGCCGGCGATCGGTAAGCGACAAAGGGACTCTTCTGATTCGCAGGAGAAACGCCCCAAGCAGTTAACAAAGCCGTCGGAGGACGTACATGAACAGCGCTCTAAGTGGGACAGTCCGGAACGCAGCAGCTCCCATCGCAACAGTACAAGGCAGCGCCGGAACAGCCGGAGTCGCTCAAGGGAACGTAGCGAGAGAGAACGGGATAGGGATCGTGAGCGAAACCGCGAGCAGGACTGTAACATGCAATCTAGCAAAGAACGCTGGCACAGTTCGTCTGCTCAGCGGCATCGTTCAAGGAGCAACGAACGCAAAAATAGGGAGCGCGATCACCAGCGGAGGTCTACAGAAAGGCGCCCGGTTCG CCGTAGTCAAAGTCCACGAGATCGGTACCACCACGGCGGGCGGGATCTTGACCAGAGACGCCAACGAAATCAGCGTCGCGACAATAGCAACAAGAATGAGGATGATCACTACGTCTGGGGAAAGGAAGTCGACGATAAAGTTCCAGGCGAGAACGACGTGCCGGTGGACAAGGAAAAGCCCAACTTCGGATTAAGTGGCGCGTTAACAGAAGACACTAATAAGTTAAACGGTGTGGTGGTTAAATACTCAGAGCCTCCGGAGGCACGTAAGCCCAAACGACGCTGGAGATTGTACCCGTTCAAGGGCGAAACAGCATTGCCGACGCTGCACATTCATCGGCAGAGTTGCTTTCTGGTTGGACGCGATCGAAAAGTGGTCGATCTGGCAGTGGATCATCCTAGTTGCTCCAAACAACACGCCGCCCTGCAATATCGACTGGTGCCCTTCGAGCGGGAAGATGGTAGTCACGGAAAACGCGTGCGATTGTACCTTATCGATCTGGATTCGGCAAACGGAACGTTTCTCAACAACAAGAAGATCGATGCCAGGAAGTACTACGAGCTAATAGAGAAGGACGTCATCAAGTTCGGATTTAGTTCGCGCGAGTATGTTCTGCTCCACGAAAACAGTAAagaggacgaggaggacgaTGATGTGCATATAAAGGATGAGCCGCAGGATGCACCTGTGGAAGTGGCGAATCCCTAG
- the LOC6620595 gene encoding uncharacterized protein LOC6620595 isoform X1, producing MTPFDDFVYLINHVLLGEEPTIEDFILLVGTLVAFIAFILWCCFPIQPKQERGPHRQFTCKIIQNPIKAFDASTSTDDAPIPGGGSGIGSSMSNMQYNGSSGSGSYSKNGTVAMHNYYVKNGHHCCT from the exons ATGACACCCTTTGATGACTTTGTCTATCTAATCAATCATGTGCTGCTGGGCGAGGAGCCG ACCATCGAGGACTTCATACTGCTGGTGGGCACCCTGGTGGCATTTATAGCCTTTATCCTTTGGTGCTGCTTTCCCATACAGCCTAAG CAGGAGCGTGGCCCTCATCGTCAATTCACCTGCAAGATTATCCAGAATCCCATTAAGGCCTTTGACGCCTCCACCAGCACCGACGACGCACCCATTCCGGGAGGTGGCTCCGGAATTGGCAGCTCCATGTCCAACATGCAGTATAATggcagcagtggcagcggAAGCTATAGCAAGAATGGTACTGTTGCCATGCACAATTACTACGTTAAGAACGGTCACCATTGCTGCACCTAA
- the LOC6620595 gene encoding uncharacterized protein LOC6620595 isoform X2: MTPFDDFVYLINHVLLGEEPTIEDFILLVGTLVAFIAFILWCCFPIQPKERGPHRQFTCKIIQNPIKAFDASTSTDDAPIPGGGSGIGSSMSNMQYNGSSGSGSYSKNGTVAMHNYYVKNGHHCCT, from the exons ATGACACCCTTTGATGACTTTGTCTATCTAATCAATCATGTGCTGCTGGGCGAGGAGCCG ACCATCGAGGACTTCATACTGCTGGTGGGCACCCTGGTGGCATTTATAGCCTTTATCCTTTGGTGCTGCTTTCCCATACAGCCTAAG GAGCGTGGCCCTCATCGTCAATTCACCTGCAAGATTATCCAGAATCCCATTAAGGCCTTTGACGCCTCCACCAGCACCGACGACGCACCCATTCCGGGAGGTGGCTCCGGAATTGGCAGCTCCATGTCCAACATGCAGTATAATggcagcagtggcagcggAAGCTATAGCAAGAATGGTACTGTTGCCATGCACAATTACTACGTTAAGAACGGTCACCATTGCTGCACCTAA